DNA sequence from the Halorussus sp. MSC15.2 genome:
GTCTTTGTCAATCCACAACGTGAAGTTCTGCGTGATGTTCGCGATTGAACTCCCGTTCTTCGGGACTAACGAGAGGACGTACGTACTCCGGTTTCCGACGGTCTCCGTCCCGCGATACGAGACGTTGTAATTTTCGAGGACGTTCTCCACGAGTTGCTGGAAGTTCTGGGACATCCCCTGCGTACCGAAACTCGAGAGATTCGTCTTGCGAGCAGTGTTAGTCGTCTCGTTGTACATCCACATCGCTGAATCGTTCTTGACGAGAATCGTCCCGTTCTGTGACTCGGGCGCGACGTACTCGTACCGCATCTCGTTAGACGACTGGTTGACCCAGACGTTCGCCTCGGTCGTCCGCGTCTCGTTGCCGGTCACTATCTTCGTCGTGACCGTTCCGGTGAAGGTACCGATGTTCTCGTACTTCTGTTCGACTTTCTCTCCGAGTTCGTCGGCCGACATGTCCGCCCCACCGAACTGCATCCCGGCGCAGCCACTGAACACGACGAGGAGTGCGACTGCGAGGGCGGGGAACGACGGCAACGATTGTTGGGAGGCCATGATTTCTTTTAGTTACTCAACCAACATATGTTTGCGGGTTTCGTCTGCGATTACATCTGGGCGGTCGCACGTTCTCCTCCCCGAATCATCGCCCTACGATTCTCGGTCCCGAGAGAGGATGCGTGCGGAGTGAAGAGTGAATGTTACGCTCCGGTCACCAACGTCCGCTAGTCGTCGGTCCACGCGACGACCACCCCGACGGACACCGCTGCGACCCACACGAGGAGCGATTTCAGGACGTAGTACAGCGACCCGTTCGTACGCGCGTCCATCGTCCCCGTGACCGTGCCTAAGGTGACGAAGGCGAGGAACGTCGCGGCACCGAACCGCCAGACTGTGCCCGACCGGACGTCCGGATACCACGTATGGACGACGAACGCGGCACCCACTGCGACGAGACTGCTCGCCTGTAGTGACCATCCGAAGGGTTCACCGACGAGCGCCGCATCGAACGCGACGTCG
Encoded proteins:
- a CDS encoding outer membrane lipoprotein-sorting protein gives rise to the protein MASQQSLPSFPALAVALLVVFSGCAGMQFGGADMSADELGEKVEQKYENIGTFTGTVTTKIVTGNETRTTEANVWVNQSSNEMRYEYVAPESQNGTILVKNDSAMWMYNETTNTARKTNLSSFGTQGMSQNFQQLVENVLENYNVSYRGTETVGNRSTYVLSLVPKNGSSIANITQNFTLWIDKDSWFPVKRHMVSSFGNQTYETTTTYSNLTFDANVSEDTFEFRPPEDAEVVETEIPDTQKYDTVSAAESDVPFDVTEPRQVPDDYELGNVTVTSTDNYTVVSLSYRNDTDRLHVRQSNRTDASRATNADAENVTIDGQEGTYAEYSSTGIVRWTCGGESYSVSGSLPKSELLAVAESIDCA